Sequence from the Rubinisphaera margarita genome:
GATGTTGAAGTGCCTGAGAATCAGATAGTTGGCTTCCGGTGTGACGAACCACTTCAGTCCGTAGTAAATCATGTGGTGCAACAGCCAGCTGGAGTTGGGCCAGTACGGACTGATCACCTTGAAAAGTTTGACAAACGCCAGTGCCAGACGCGATAGCGGCATCAGAATCGGGAACACGAATCGCCGACTCCACGATGCCGTCGTCTTCAGCAGAGCCTTCTTGACGCTGTCGTCGAGATAGCTGTTGCTGTCGAGATAGAGTGCGAGCCAGGGATTGGGATTATCGGCTCGATTTTGCCGAGCTTCCAGGAGCACAGGTTCCACGATGCAGTTCCTTTTTACTCGAGTTCTTCGAGTTGCAGGCGATAGAGTCGGGCGACGACTTTCGCGATGGTCACGGTTCGCTCTGCCGTTGCTTCCGTCAGCCAATCGTTCAACGTTAACAGTTCATGGAACTCTTCCATGTGCGAGGGATCATTCTCGCCATGATACAGCAGGAACTTCACCTGATCCGCGTCCAGCTGCAACTGCTCCTTGATCGCCCTGCCCCATTGTGAGGCTTTGTGCTGGCCAAGCCCTTCGATGATGAACATCGCCCCCAGCAACGGCAACGGATTAGGCTGTGATGCCTGATGATACATGTAAGCCGAGAATGCCTCAGAGCCAATGTTCTTGCTGGCCGCCTGAATCTCTTCCAGCGTCCCGCCGACGGAAAGAAAATCCTGTTCGAGGAGTTCATAATCGCGATGTTCAGTGACGGCATGCAGCAGCAACCGCGATCGGAACTCAGCGAACGGTGGCGTCATCGATGACGCCGCTCTGCTGATCCAGCCGGAGCCCTCAATCACCTGTTGCCGCAGGTTGAGCAGCAGCGTGCGATAGTCCTCGAGACGAAACTTCTTCCGCTGCAGCTTCTCGATGATCGGCACCTGATTCAGCTGCGAATCAAAGTTGCTCCAGACAATCAACAGGTCCTGTAAAACCGCTTCAGCCAGTTGTGACACAATCTCAACCTTTATCGTGAATGGTCGCTCAAATAACAGTTAACTGCATAAATGAAACGATCGCCCGCCCGCTTTCGGGAACCGCGCACAATAGCCGCTGCCCGGGTACGAGACGTCCTTCATTCAAGAGTTCTTCCAGCATCAGCAGCAGAGACGCCGAGCCGGTGTTCCCGCGTGTGTAGAGATTATTAAACCATCGCTCTTCAGGAATCATGCAGCCGGCTTTCTTCATGAGCGGAACCAGCTGCTTTCGCAGACCATGCGTGGAGTAGTGACAGAGAAACAGATCGATTTCGTCGACGCGAATCAGTCCTTCTCGAATCAGCGTGACGTAAGCATTCACCCACACCGGCAGCATCTGCTCCAGCAGGTCGAAGTCCTGCCAGAGGAAGAACGCTCCCTGTCGAATAGCGTCATCAAGAGTCGCGTGAAGGTTCCACGGCTGTGGACTCTCGCTGAACTGCCTCAGCGGTTTTCCGGCGACCATGCAGGCATCGAACCGGTCGGCGAAGGATCGAAGCCGGATCCAGTCAATCCTCAGACTGCGGCCATGTGAATTCGGTTTCGCTTCGAGAATGGCGGCTCCTGCTCCATCCGAGAGAGTCCACCGGAGATACTCCGCCGCCAGCGGGAGTCCCTCATCGGCGTTCAGAGCAACGGTTCCTTCGTAATGCCCGGGGCGGAAAAAGCGACTGGCAAACTCACCTGCGGTGACAGCCGCCGTCGTATGTTCTCCCGACTGGATCTGAAGCAGGGCGTACTTCAGGGCCATCATGCTGCTGGCACAAACACTCTGGAAACTGGCCACCTCCAGCGGGGGCAACCGGCTTTCCGCGTGAACCATGCTCCCGATACCCGGCAAGAGCACATCGTTCTGAGAAGTGCCGCACGCCAGGAACGAGAGATCTCGCGGAACGATCTCCGACTGCCGCAGAGCATCTTCCAATGCCGTGTGCTGCAGGCGGGCTACCGTCCAATTCGTCGAGCCATCCGGCTGGATCGCATAGTGCCGCTGCTGAATCTGGTTGTGCCGTAAGGCGATTTTGCCGAGCCTAGAGGGACGCCCGCGGATGCGACCGATGTAGTCTTCCATCTCAGAATTGGAAACCGGATGCCCCGGAAGGCATTTGCCGAGAGCGTTGATATAGACAGAATCCGGCATTCAATCATTCCGCACGTCGTAAATTCGCAGGGGCTTTTCTGGCGATGCTATCCTAGTGGAAGCAACCGGGATTAACCATACGTCCAGGATCATCTGCGTTCAGGCAGCACCAACAAAAAAGCCGCCCTCGTTTCCGAAGGCGGCTTTGCGGGACAGGCAGCGGTCCCGGTTATCGATTAGTCGCGGTAGGAGTAGTACTTGATCTCGCCGCGGCAGCGATCCAGGTCGGCGTGGATCGTGAAGATTCCTCGGCCGCGGACGTCCTTGACTCGCAGGTCAGCATGATGCCCGGCTCGGCGAAGTGCTCGTTCATAGTCGCCTGAGTCGTGCAGATGGTAGCCGTCGATGCTGACGATCACGTCCCCTTCTTCCAAGCCGATTCGCCAGGCTTCGGAGCCTTTGACCACACCCTTCACAACCATGCCGTAGCAGGTCTGCTTGCCGTAGAAGCCGAGTTTAGGCACGTCGTCGTGATGATGATGATCGACATCCGGCTTCACCAGATAGAGTCGCTCACCAGCCTGAACCGAGACAGCGGAGAAGGAGATCGCGGCGACAGCAACGAACAGTTTGGCAGCATTGGAAAGCGTCATGGTTTCGTCCCTTTGTCTTATTGTTTTGAAGGTGGATTTCAGTGTTGTGTTGTTGAACTCCTGATGTATTACAGGGCGAAATCCAACGCGTTCACGGGACGGCCAATGGCCTTCAATCGGAAAGGATTTTGTAAATTGTGCAAAGCGACAGGCGGAAAGTCGGGGTTCCGCAGGGCGGGCCAGGAGCACGAAACACCGCAACCACTTACCGAAAAGCCACTTACGACTTCCCAACAGGCAGCCACTGATTGTAAGAGGCTGTCAAGAGGAATGTCTGAGTGAACTCCCGTTGAGTCGGTTCGGGGATCGCTGTTAATCTCCGCCCGTTTCATTCCCAGACTTTTTGCGCGCACCGACGCCCTCCCTGACGGAGATGCCGTGATGTTTTCATTCCGTATCCTTCTGGTCGTGCTGGTACTGGTCTCCGGACTGGTCGCCTTCGGCTGCCGCTCCACGCCCGTAAGCAACCGCAAGCAACTGGTCCTGATTCCAGAGCATCACGAGGTTCAACTCGGCATGCAGGCCTACGAAGAGATTCTGGCCGAAGAGAAGGTCTCGACGAATCAGCATTACATCGAGATGGTCAATCGGGTCGGGAAACGTATTGCCGAGGCTTCGGGCCACGATGAATACCTGTGGGAATTCCGGGTCATCGATTCCCCGACCGCGAATGCGTTCGCACTCCCCGGGGGCAAGGTCGCCATTTATGAGGGGATCCTGCCGATCTGCGAGAATGAAGCCGGTCTGGCCGTGGTGATGTCTCACGAAGTTGCGCACGCGATCGCCCGACATGGTGGCGAACGAATGACACAACAGGGCGCGGTCACAGCCGCAGGCAAAGTCATCGACTTCTATTCGAAGGATCGCGAGAAGAAGGAACAGGAACGCGTGCGGGCCATTTTCGGAGCCGCCTCTCAATATGGATACATTCTCCCCTACAGCCGGAAGCATGAAACGGAAGCGGACGAAATCGGCCTGATCCTGATGTCCCGAGCCGGCTACGATCCTCGCGAAGCCCCGCGATTCTGGAAACGGTTCGGACAACTGAACTCGGAGAAGCCCCCGGAATTCATGTCGACGCACCCGTCCGACGAGCGGCGAGCCGCCGATCTCGAGGCGATGCTGCCCGAAGCACTGGCGGAGTATGAACAGGCTCCCGAACAGTTCGCTCTGGGCAAGCCGATCTTCAGCACGGGAAACCTAGCCGGGAAACCACCCGCCGGGGACTCCAAGATCGTTCCTGCCGCTGCTCTGCAGGGTCCGGAAACGGATGATCCGTTCTTCTCTCAACCGTAATCTGCCCGTTCACCCCCGCTTCTCCACAGTTGAGGGGATACGCCACAGCGGATAGAGTTGACGCGTCGTGAGAACCGTGGACACGGTCCGTTCCGCGTTCGCTCCTCATCACGCTGGCTCGAAAGGTCGTCTTGGAACATCTCATTCCTCATCA
This genomic interval carries:
- a CDS encoding iron-containing redox enzyme family protein; its protein translation is MSQLAEAVLQDLLIVWSNFDSQLNQVPIIEKLQRKKFRLEDYRTLLLNLRQQVIEGSGWISRAASSMTPPFAEFRSRLLLHAVTEHRDYELLEQDFLSVGGTLEEIQAASKNIGSEAFSAYMYHQASQPNPLPLLGAMFIIEGLGQHKASQWGRAIKEQLQLDADQVKFLLYHGENDPSHMEEFHELLTLNDWLTEATAERTVTIAKVVARLYRLQLEELE
- a CDS encoding 3-oxoacyl-[acyl-carrier-protein] synthase III C-terminal domain-containing protein; this translates as MPDSVYINALGKCLPGHPVSNSEMEDYIGRIRGRPSRLGKIALRHNQIQQRHYAIQPDGSTNWTVARLQHTALEDALRQSEIVPRDLSFLACGTSQNDVLLPGIGSMVHAESRLPPLEVASFQSVCASSMMALKYALLQIQSGEHTTAAVTAGEFASRFFRPGHYEGTVALNADEGLPLAAEYLRWTLSDGAGAAILEAKPNSHGRSLRIDWIRLRSFADRFDACMVAGKPLRQFSESPQPWNLHATLDDAIRQGAFFLWQDFDLLEQMLPVWVNAYVTLIREGLIRVDEIDLFLCHYSTHGLRKQLVPLMKKAGCMIPEERWFNNLYTRGNTGSASLLLMLEELLNEGRLVPGQRLLCAVPESGRAIVSFMQLTVI
- a CDS encoding PDZ domain-containing protein, translated to MTLSNAAKLFVAVAAISFSAVSVQAGERLYLVKPDVDHHHHDDVPKLGFYGKQTCYGMVVKGVVKGSEAWRIGLEEGDVIVSIDGYHLHDSGDYERALRRAGHHADLRVKDVRGRGIFTIHADLDRCRGEIKYYSYRD
- a CDS encoding M48 family metallopeptidase, yielding MFSFRILLVVLVLVSGLVAFGCRSTPVSNRKQLVLIPEHHEVQLGMQAYEEILAEEKVSTNQHYIEMVNRVGKRIAEASGHDEYLWEFRVIDSPTANAFALPGGKVAIYEGILPICENEAGLAVVMSHEVAHAIARHGGERMTQQGAVTAAGKVIDFYSKDREKKEQERVRAIFGAASQYGYILPYSRKHETEADEIGLILMSRAGYDPREAPRFWKRFGQLNSEKPPEFMSTHPSDERRAADLEAMLPEALAEYEQAPEQFALGKPIFSTGNLAGKPPAGDSKIVPAAALQGPETDDPFFSQP